In Hippoglossus stenolepis isolate QCI-W04-F060 chromosome 13, HSTE1.2, whole genome shotgun sequence, a single genomic region encodes these proteins:
- the abhd13 gene encoding protein ABHD13 produces MEKPWRLWGAMERCTLALVSWSWGACRVSLLALILTFHLYGGFFLLALILASVAGILYKFQDVLLYFPDQPSSSRLYVPMPTGIPHENVYIRTKDGVKLNLILLRYTGGDTPPGVTPGNQSSPTSSAPPTILYFHGNAGNIGHRVPNALLMLVNLKANVVLVDYRGYGKSEGEPSEDGLYLDAEATLDYVMTRPDLDKTKVVLFGRSLGGAVAVRLASANPHRVAAIIVENTFLSIPHMAATLFSFIPMRLLPLWCYRNQFLSYRQVALCRMPSLFVSGLSDQLIPPVMMKQLYELSPARTKRLAIFPEGTHNDTWQCQGYFAGLEQFMKDLLKSHAHEESNQTSASVTII; encoded by the coding sequence ATGGAGAAGCCCTGGAGGCTGTGGGGGGCAATGGAGCGTTGTACCCTCGCCCTGGTCTCCTGGTCCTGGGGTGCCTGTCGAGTCTCCCTGTTGGCCCTCATCCTCACCTTCCACCTGTATGGAGGATTTTTTCTCCTCGCTCTCATCCTGGCCTCAGTCGCAGGCATCCTCTACAAATTCCAGGATGTGCTCCTCTACTTCCCTGAccagccctcctcctctcgcctctATGTTCCCATGCCCACCGGAATCCCACATGAGAATGTCTACATCCGCACCAAGGACGGTGTGAAGCTCAACCTCATCCTGCTTCGTTACACTGGAGGGGACACGCCCCCTGGAGTCACCCCTGGCAATCAAAGCAGCCCAACATCCTCTGCTCCACCTACCATCCTTTATTTCCATGGCAATGCTGGCAATATTGGTCACAGGGTGCCAAATGCCCTGCTGATGCTGGTCAATCTGAAAGCCAATGTAGTGCTGGTGGACTATCGTGGCTATGGAAAGAGTGAGGGTGAGCCCAGCGAGGATGGGCTGTACCTGGATGCAGAGGCCACACTGGACTATGTCATGACCCGTCCTGATCTGGACAAGACAAAGGTGGTACTCTTTGGCCGCTCACTAGGAGGCGCTGTGGCCGTGCGCTTAGCATCAGCCAACCCTCACCGGGTAGCAGCCATTATTGTTGAAAACACCTTCCTCAGCATTCCCCACATGGCAGCGACGCTCTTCTCCTTCATACCTATGCGCTTGCTGCCCCTGTGGTGCTATAGGAATCAGTTCCTGTCCTATCGACAGGTGGCGCTGTGCCGCATGCCCTCGCTGTTTGTGTCTGGCCTGTCAGACCAGCTCATCCCACCAGTTATGATGAAACAACTGTATGAGCTGTCTCCTGCACGGACTAAACGCCTGGCCATCTTTCCAGAGGGAACGCACAACGACACGTGGCAGTGTCAGGGCTACTTCGCTGGTCTGGAGCAATTCATGAAAGACCTGCTGAAGAGCCACGCCCACGAGGAGAGTAATCAGACCTCAGCGAGCGTCACCATCATCTGA
- the tnfsf13b gene encoding tumor necrosis factor ligand superfamily member 13B isoform X1, protein MAVLTGVKAGTGHEAGEGRLSWPIFLLTLAAVTSSSLSALSLYQMMALRAEVEGLRAEVGRRREEGQEVNPGGQDYVVSAQSENISSSQETIHQRPAFTLIRRRRMVDGAETLVSQPCLQLLANNSRKTFRKEFDLEPHTGIPWQAGLRRGSALETDGDSILVREEGFFFVYSQVYYMDSTFAMGHVVIRRKRNVVGDEPQYVILFRCIQTMNPVYPYNTCYTGGIVKLEVGDHLELLIPRSTATVSLDGDATFLGAVKLA, encoded by the exons ATGGCAGTTCTGACAGGTGTGAAGGCTGGGACTGGACACGAGGCAGGTGAAGGGAGGCTGTCCTGGCCCATTTTCCTCCTGACGCTCGCTGCTGTCACCTCGTCCTCTCTTTCAGCTTTGTCCCTGTACCAGATGATGGCTCTCAGGGCCGAGGTGGAGGGACTCAGGGCGGAGGTCGGtcgcaggagagaggagggtcaAGAGGTCAATCCTGGAGGCCAG GACTATGTTGTGTCTGCGCAGAGTGagaacatcagcagcagccaagAGACGATACACCAGCGACCTGCTTTCACCCtcatcaggaggaggaggatggtggacGGAGCAGAGACATTAG TTTCTCAGCCTTGTCTACAGCTGCTGgcaaacaacagcaggaaaaccTTCAGGAAAG AATTTGACTTGGAGCCTCACACAGGTATCCCGTGGCAGGCTGGACTGAGGAGGGGCTCGGCCCTGGAGACAGACGGTGACAGCATCTTAGTCAGAGAGGAGGGCTTCTTCTTCGTGTACAGTCAG GTCTACTACATGGACAGCACCTTTGCAATGGGTCACGTGGTGATCCGGAGGAAGAGGAACGTGGTGGGAGATGAGCCTCAGTATGTGATCCTGTTCCGCTGCATCCAGACCATGAACCCTGTCTACCCTTACAACACCTGCTACACAGGGG GTATTGTGAAGCTGGAGGTCGGTGACCACTTGGAGCTTCTGATCCCACGTTCCACAGCCACCGTGTCCCTGGACGGAGACGCCACCTTCCTGGGTGCTGTCAAACTGGCCTGA
- the tnfsf13b gene encoding tumor necrosis factor ligand superfamily member 13B isoform X3 → MAVLTGVKAGTGHEAGEGRLSWPIFLLTLAAVTSSSLSALSLYQMMALRAEVEGLRAEVGRRREEGQEVNPGGQDYVVSAQSENISSSQETIHQRPAFTLIRRRRMVDGAETLVSQPCLQLLANNSRKTFRKGIPWQAGLRRGSALETDGDSILVREEGFFFVYSQVYYMDSTFAMGHVVIRRKRNVVGDEPQYVILFRCIQTMNPVYPYNTCYTGGIVKLEVGDHLELLIPRSTATVSLDGDATFLGAVKLA, encoded by the exons ATGGCAGTTCTGACAGGTGTGAAGGCTGGGACTGGACACGAGGCAGGTGAAGGGAGGCTGTCCTGGCCCATTTTCCTCCTGACGCTCGCTGCTGTCACCTCGTCCTCTCTTTCAGCTTTGTCCCTGTACCAGATGATGGCTCTCAGGGCCGAGGTGGAGGGACTCAGGGCGGAGGTCGGtcgcaggagagaggagggtcaAGAGGTCAATCCTGGAGGCCAG GACTATGTTGTGTCTGCGCAGAGTGagaacatcagcagcagccaagAGACGATACACCAGCGACCTGCTTTCACCCtcatcaggaggaggaggatggtggacGGAGCAGAGACATTAG TTTCTCAGCCTTGTCTACAGCTGCTGgcaaacaacagcaggaaaaccTTCAGGAAAG GTATCCCGTGGCAGGCTGGACTGAGGAGGGGCTCGGCCCTGGAGACAGACGGTGACAGCATCTTAGTCAGAGAGGAGGGCTTCTTCTTCGTGTACAGTCAG GTCTACTACATGGACAGCACCTTTGCAATGGGTCACGTGGTGATCCGGAGGAAGAGGAACGTGGTGGGAGATGAGCCTCAGTATGTGATCCTGTTCCGCTGCATCCAGACCATGAACCCTGTCTACCCTTACAACACCTGCTACACAGGGG GTATTGTGAAGCTGGAGGTCGGTGACCACTTGGAGCTTCTGATCCCACGTTCCACAGCCACCGTGTCCCTGGACGGAGACGCCACCTTCCTGGGTGCTGTCAAACTGGCCTGA
- the tnfsf13b gene encoding tumor necrosis factor ligand superfamily member 13B isoform X2, protein MAVLTGVKAGTGHEAGEGRLSWPIFLLTLAAVTSSSLSALSLYQMMALRAEVEGLRAEVGRRREEGQEVNPGGQSENISSSQETIHQRPAFTLIRRRRMVDGAETLVSQPCLQLLANNSRKTFRKEFDLEPHTGIPWQAGLRRGSALETDGDSILVREEGFFFVYSQVYYMDSTFAMGHVVIRRKRNVVGDEPQYVILFRCIQTMNPVYPYNTCYTGGIVKLEVGDHLELLIPRSTATVSLDGDATFLGAVKLA, encoded by the exons ATGGCAGTTCTGACAGGTGTGAAGGCTGGGACTGGACACGAGGCAGGTGAAGGGAGGCTGTCCTGGCCCATTTTCCTCCTGACGCTCGCTGCTGTCACCTCGTCCTCTCTTTCAGCTTTGTCCCTGTACCAGATGATGGCTCTCAGGGCCGAGGTGGAGGGACTCAGGGCGGAGGTCGGtcgcaggagagaggagggtcaAGAGGTCAATCCTGGAGGCCAG AGTGagaacatcagcagcagccaagAGACGATACACCAGCGACCTGCTTTCACCCtcatcaggaggaggaggatggtggacGGAGCAGAGACATTAG TTTCTCAGCCTTGTCTACAGCTGCTGgcaaacaacagcaggaaaaccTTCAGGAAAG AATTTGACTTGGAGCCTCACACAGGTATCCCGTGGCAGGCTGGACTGAGGAGGGGCTCGGCCCTGGAGACAGACGGTGACAGCATCTTAGTCAGAGAGGAGGGCTTCTTCTTCGTGTACAGTCAG GTCTACTACATGGACAGCACCTTTGCAATGGGTCACGTGGTGATCCGGAGGAAGAGGAACGTGGTGGGAGATGAGCCTCAGTATGTGATCCTGTTCCGCTGCATCCAGACCATGAACCCTGTCTACCCTTACAACACCTGCTACACAGGGG GTATTGTGAAGCTGGAGGTCGGTGACCACTTGGAGCTTCTGATCCCACGTTCCACAGCCACCGTGTCCCTGGACGGAGACGCCACCTTCCTGGGTGCTGTCAAACTGGCCTGA